One Fuerstiella marisgermanici DNA window includes the following coding sequences:
- a CDS encoding serine/threonine-protein kinase: MTTDGDIDDKLGPLMDEFLSRKRQGEYPSLSEFVQRHPELEQEIRELFPAVAMMEQAEVSEPLHDGGAAVTPDGTELKRLGDFRIIREIGRGGMGVVYEAIQESLGRHVALKLLPWQSMADSRQVKRFQREARIAASLHHSNIVPVYGVGEADGLHFLAMQYIHGQSLDSVLRELQQLRNDAGARQPSSVSPIEVDVARHPMEDASALSGVSSSLLQSASGSSSHADYFRHAAELMANVADALDYAHSQGVLHRDIKPANLMLDVEKNIWITDFGLARAGDTAEALDTDTPHEADNLTQTGDLIGTLRYLAPERFQGTNDCRSDVYSLGLTLFEFLTLQPAFRAADRATLIREITTSPLPLPRSLIPDIPRDLETIVMKASHPDPRLRYGAAADMAKDLRRFLDDKPIVARRASPWKRCQLWCRRNPAVAALSGLALTLLVMVAIVSSVAAVKLSSRQNELLLSLDRATNAEIREREANDQATENLFEAYAARAKSGREGFRPGRAFDGLEAIANASALRDRLHVDDRQIERLRNEAIACLGLVDVKPDIDRPDPGIPHSFERWGFDSQMERYARVSSTGGIDVMTVEKGDHVAHFSRGWDPLYPPYTRFSSDDRYLAVMGSHDSGVTRLEIWHTGDWTPYLPSVPSSAESFAHAFAFSDDGQLATWIGNNQLIVFDLKSRRVVQRRVFDYSPDFVTFCHSGCHIAIGWGAGVAVFDWRSDAELTVIPHQEYVRDADFSHSGRFLATACYDHMAYVWDLQNPERPIATCSGHTSKVLKAEFSPDDCVLMTTAWDDTTRLWNPWIGNQLLRINRYATGFSKDGKWLGLQETGDSVGRFQFQPAPACRVLSWESDDDRYAGVHGIAFHPDGSFLAHTAGDQVVIRTWPDATVLHVLRCPRLVRNLSFDVTGEFLFAGVDGCMIRWKTDSLAAIDTTELEGTRSEVAGQADVVVEVELTHAADVAFLNMSGGKAYEFDPTSSDLTMGTPLAAEWTDWFVAAKPDGSVYALSGKYTDLVRAFRREDQSEVFRYELPDETAARIDFSPTGHQLLMCARNALHVFDAQTWEIAATIPLRNTGYARAAWSPDGRLLAAHDGEEILLLEADHWTPLARFQNPYGESYSKAGPEAVLGLTFSPDQRYLASGTGTSAHSLYVWDVHEVRRQLGTMKLDWDATPLPAKRSVAVPPADHLGKCFCELPVSSQDRLVQKQKRLEELLSDDPTNRELLYQYATLLSESGLTEEAIAAYDRSLTIKPDDVHVLGKRTWLLLKSRRNKEAARDCERILELSGDDNGRWSWASHTLAWLMLIGEPALRDDDRALQLMEEAVRRTPDDTLVANTYGLALCRAGRFEEAVTVLKANLERPANTSAATDYLCLAWAQHAEGDSIASTEAWNAAMRTWFADKEVMPLNVIEFQRLSREVAVEIAP; the protein is encoded by the coding sequence ATGACGACGGACGGCGATATCGACGACAAACTCGGCCCATTAATGGACGAGTTCCTAAGCCGCAAACGTCAGGGCGAATACCCGTCGCTGTCGGAATTTGTCCAGCGGCATCCGGAACTGGAACAGGAAATTCGAGAACTCTTTCCCGCTGTGGCCATGATGGAACAGGCTGAGGTTTCGGAACCGTTGCACGATGGCGGTGCGGCTGTGACACCTGATGGGACTGAGCTAAAACGGTTGGGCGATTTTCGCATCATCCGTGAAATCGGCCGAGGCGGCATGGGCGTCGTGTATGAGGCCATTCAGGAGTCTCTTGGCCGACACGTGGCGCTAAAGCTGTTGCCGTGGCAGTCTATGGCGGACAGTCGGCAGGTCAAACGGTTTCAACGCGAAGCCCGGATCGCTGCGTCGCTGCATCACAGCAATATTGTGCCGGTGTATGGCGTGGGCGAAGCTGATGGTCTGCACTTTCTGGCGATGCAGTACATCCATGGTCAAAGCCTCGATTCGGTGCTGCGCGAATTGCAGCAGTTGCGGAATGACGCTGGTGCTCGCCAACCTTCTTCGGTCTCACCGATCGAAGTAGACGTTGCGCGGCACCCCATGGAAGATGCCAGCGCTCTTTCAGGCGTGTCATCTTCTTTGCTGCAATCAGCATCTGGCTCCTCATCCCATGCTGACTATTTCCGCCATGCCGCTGAACTCATGGCGAACGTGGCGGACGCTCTCGATTACGCACATTCTCAGGGCGTGCTGCATCGTGATATTAAGCCAGCCAACCTTATGCTGGACGTCGAGAAGAATATCTGGATCACCGATTTCGGTCTGGCTCGTGCCGGTGATACGGCCGAAGCACTTGATACCGACACTCCTCACGAAGCGGACAACCTGACTCAGACCGGCGACCTGATCGGCACGTTGCGCTACCTTGCTCCCGAACGGTTTCAGGGAACGAATGATTGTCGCAGCGATGTCTACAGTTTGGGGCTGACGCTTTTCGAATTCCTTACCCTGCAGCCGGCATTTCGAGCGGCTGATCGAGCGACGCTGATTCGGGAGATTACAACCAGTCCGCTGCCATTGCCGCGATCGCTGATTCCAGACATTCCTCGCGATCTGGAAACGATCGTGATGAAGGCCTCTCATCCCGACCCACGACTTCGCTATGGGGCGGCTGCCGACATGGCGAAGGATTTGCGCAGGTTTCTTGACGATAAGCCAATCGTAGCCCGTCGAGCATCACCGTGGAAACGCTGTCAACTCTGGTGCCGCCGCAATCCTGCCGTCGCCGCACTCAGCGGACTGGCGCTAACGTTGCTGGTAATGGTGGCGATTGTTTCGAGCGTCGCCGCAGTGAAGCTTAGCAGCCGACAGAATGAATTACTGTTGTCGCTGGACCGAGCGACGAATGCCGAGATTCGCGAACGGGAGGCGAACGACCAGGCGACAGAGAATCTGTTTGAAGCGTATGCCGCTCGCGCGAAGTCGGGACGGGAAGGTTTCCGGCCTGGGCGAGCGTTTGATGGGCTGGAAGCGATCGCGAATGCGTCGGCTCTGCGAGATCGATTGCACGTCGACGACCGGCAAATCGAACGCCTCCGCAACGAAGCGATCGCGTGTCTGGGGTTGGTGGACGTGAAGCCGGATATTGACCGGCCGGATCCTGGCATTCCTCACTCGTTCGAACGCTGGGGCTTTGATTCTCAAATGGAACGCTACGCTCGCGTATCAAGTACGGGCGGAATCGATGTGATGACTGTTGAGAAAGGCGATCACGTCGCTCATTTCTCACGCGGCTGGGATCCCCTTTATCCTCCATACACACGGTTCAGTTCCGATGATCGATATTTAGCGGTTATGGGTTCTCACGATAGCGGGGTCACTCGTCTTGAAATCTGGCACACCGGCGACTGGACGCCTTATCTGCCGAGTGTGCCTTCGTCCGCTGAGTCCTTCGCGCACGCGTTCGCTTTCAGCGATGATGGTCAGTTGGCCACATGGATTGGCAACAACCAGCTGATCGTATTTGATCTGAAATCACGCCGTGTGGTGCAGCGGCGAGTGTTCGACTATTCGCCCGACTTTGTAACCTTCTGCCATTCCGGTTGCCACATCGCGATCGGGTGGGGCGCCGGCGTGGCTGTGTTCGACTGGCGTTCCGATGCGGAGCTGACCGTCATACCGCACCAGGAATATGTCAGAGATGCGGACTTCAGTCACAGCGGTCGGTTTCTTGCCACCGCCTGCTATGACCACATGGCGTACGTCTGGGACTTGCAAAATCCGGAGAGGCCGATTGCGACCTGTTCGGGACACACCAGCAAGGTGTTGAAGGCTGAGTTCAGTCCGGATGACTGCGTGCTGATGACCACAGCGTGGGACGACACGACTCGGTTGTGGAACCCCTGGATCGGCAACCAACTGTTGCGGATCAACCGCTACGCGACTGGTTTTAGCAAGGACGGAAAGTGGCTGGGACTTCAGGAAACTGGTGATTCGGTGGGCCGATTTCAATTCCAACCTGCACCAGCGTGCCGTGTGTTGAGCTGGGAATCTGATGACGACCGCTATGCAGGTGTTCATGGAATTGCGTTCCATCCCGACGGTTCGTTTCTGGCTCACACAGCCGGCGACCAGGTGGTCATTCGAACGTGGCCGGACGCAACGGTGCTGCACGTGCTTCGCTGCCCACGACTTGTACGCAACCTTAGTTTCGATGTCACCGGCGAGTTTCTGTTCGCGGGCGTTGATGGCTGTATGATTCGGTGGAAAACGGATTCTTTAGCGGCCATTGATACGACCGAATTGGAGGGCACTCGCAGCGAAGTCGCTGGACAGGCCGATGTTGTTGTCGAAGTTGAGTTGACGCACGCGGCCGATGTTGCCTTCCTGAATATGTCCGGCGGAAAGGCTTATGAATTTGACCCGACGTCTTCCGATTTGACGATGGGCACCCCACTTGCTGCGGAATGGACGGATTGGTTTGTCGCGGCGAAACCAGACGGAAGTGTCTACGCCTTGTCGGGGAAATACACCGATTTGGTGCGGGCATTTCGACGTGAGGACCAGTCGGAGGTGTTCCGCTATGAACTGCCGGACGAAACCGCCGCTCGCATCGACTTCTCTCCGACCGGACATCAGTTGCTGATGTGTGCCCGAAATGCGTTGCACGTCTTTGACGCTCAAACCTGGGAGATCGCTGCCACGATTCCGCTTCGAAATACGGGCTACGCGCGAGCAGCCTGGTCACCAGACGGACGGTTGCTGGCGGCTCATGATGGCGAGGAAATTCTGCTGTTGGAAGCAGACCACTGGACTCCGTTGGCCCGATTTCAGAACCCGTACGGCGAATCGTATTCCAAGGCTGGCCCCGAGGCGGTGCTTGGGCTGACGTTTAGTCCGGACCAACGGTACCTGGCATCCGGCACGGGGACCAGTGCCCACAGTTTGTATGTATGGGATGTTCACGAAGTGCGTCGCCAGCTTGGGACGATGAAACTCGACTGGGATGCCACGCCGCTACCAGCCAAACGCAGCGTAGCTGTGCCACCCGCTGACCATTTGGGAAAGTGCTTCTGTGAACTCCCCGTGTCGTCTCAGGACCGGTTAGTTCAAAAGCAAAAGCGGCTCGAAGAGTTACTGAGCGACGACCCGACCAACAGAGAGTTGTTGTATCAGTATGCGACCCTGTTGAGCGAATCGGGATTAACAGAAGAAGCCATTGCCGCTTACGACCGGAGTCTTACCATCAAACCAGACGATGTGCACGTCTTGGGAAAGCGAACCTGGCTATTGCTGAAATCGCGGCGCAACAAGGAAGCAGCGCGCGACTGTGAACGCATTCTGGAACTCAGTGGCGACGACAACGGACGCTGGTCGTGGGCGAGTCACACTCTGGCATGGCTGATGTTGATTGGCGAGCCAGCATTGCGTGACGACGATCGAGCACTGCAGTTGATGGAAGAAGCCGTTCGCCGAACTCCCGACGACACCCTCGTTGCAAATACGTACGGCCTGGCTTTGTGCCGTGCGGGAAGGTTTGAAGAAGCCGTGACGGTGTTAAAAGCCAATCTCGAACGGCCAGCCAACACTTCTGCAGCCACAGACTATCTATGCCTCGCATGGGCACAACACGCAGAAGGTGATTCAATTGCTTCCACAGAAGCCTGGAACGCAGCGATGCGAACATGGTTCGCTGACAAGGAAGTAATGCCACTGAACGTGATCGAGTTTCAGCGGCTAAGTCGCGAAGTGGCGGTTGAAATCGCGCCTTGA
- a CDS encoding TIGR04283 family arsenosugar biosynthesis glycosyltransferase: protein MPSVSVIIPTLNEEANVGRAIASAIEAGASEVIVVDAGSGDQTVAVASSAKATVLHSERGRAVQQNVGADAACGDVLLFLHADCELHEDAVSEICRRLSADPTMVGGCFRQRIDAGGMRYRIVEAGNALRVRLLKWGYGDQAIFVRKDVFQKLGGFPNLQLMEDLYFMKRLKRCGRIALLRSPLTVSARRWQDRGLVTQTLRNWTLITAAHLGISPDRLARFYPNDR, encoded by the coding sequence GTGCCATCTGTTTCAGTCATCATTCCTACGCTCAACGAAGAAGCGAATGTTGGGCGGGCGATTGCTAGCGCTATTGAAGCTGGCGCGAGCGAAGTGATTGTTGTGGACGCGGGCAGCGGTGATCAGACGGTGGCGGTGGCGTCGAGCGCAAAAGCGACCGTGTTGCATTCTGAGCGTGGCCGGGCGGTTCAGCAGAACGTGGGAGCGGACGCGGCGTGCGGCGATGTGCTGTTGTTCTTGCATGCGGACTGCGAACTTCACGAGGATGCGGTTTCGGAAATCTGTCGCAGGCTGTCCGCCGATCCGACTATGGTTGGCGGCTGTTTTCGACAGCGGATTGATGCGGGTGGGATGCGCTATCGAATCGTGGAAGCCGGCAATGCGTTGCGCGTGCGATTGCTGAAGTGGGGCTACGGTGATCAGGCGATCTTCGTGCGGAAGGATGTGTTTCAGAAGCTTGGCGGCTTCCCAAATCTGCAGTTGATGGAAGACTTGTACTTCATGAAACGGCTCAAGCGTTGCGGCCGGATCGCACTGCTGCGGAGTCCGCTGACAGTGTCTGCGCGCCGATGGCAGGATCGTGGGCTGGTCACTCAGACTTTACGCAACTGGACGTTGATTACGGCCGCTCATCTGGGAATATCGCCGGACCGCCTGGCTCGGTTCTACCCAAACGATCGTTGA
- a CDS encoding DUF447 domain-containing protein, whose protein sequence is MIVEGLLTSTDSAGTINVAPMGPIVHGDFTTFTLRPFAGSTTFENLQAQKCGVFHVVDRVNVIAEAAIRRLKDIPATVAASKVNGFVLQDCCRWFEFKITDIDTSEQRSVMTANVIHTGNRRPFHGFNRARHAVIEAAILATRVHLLPAADVQTQLGFLQSAVEKTGGAEETAAFTMLVEHIQQHYAGAAVA, encoded by the coding sequence ATGATTGTCGAAGGCCTTCTCACCAGTACCGACTCTGCCGGCACCATCAACGTGGCTCCAATGGGGCCGATCGTGCATGGCGACTTCACAACGTTCACGCTGCGTCCGTTCGCCGGCAGCACTACGTTCGAAAACCTGCAGGCCCAAAAATGTGGCGTGTTTCATGTGGTTGACCGCGTGAACGTGATTGCCGAAGCGGCCATCCGTCGGCTAAAAGATATCCCCGCCACCGTGGCTGCCAGCAAAGTGAATGGCTTTGTTCTGCAAGACTGCTGCCGTTGGTTTGAGTTCAAAATCACCGACATCGACACCAGCGAACAACGATCGGTCATGACGGCTAACGTGATTCACACGGGAAACCGCAGGCCCTTTCATGGCTTCAACCGAGCTCGTCACGCCGTGATCGAAGCCGCGATTCTGGCCACACGAGTTCACCTTCTGCCCGCTGCTGACGTGCAGACGCAGCTTGGTTTTCTGCAGTCTGCCGTCGAAAAAACGGGCGGTGCAGAGGAAACCGCTGCGTTCACAATGCTGGTCGAACACATCCAACAGCACTACGCCGGAGCTGCCGTGGCATGA
- a CDS encoding BamA/OMP85 family outer membrane protein produces the protein MSSSQAKITSSWISAFTCFAGSLILLLTTIALTTPLRAEDLPESITSVVIEGNETIPTSHILQKIVTQPGRPVTNRQLREDKRLLMNTRWFYSVTERFEQRGDGVALIFRVHERPIVRRVEFIGLKKVKLKEVESWTGLKVGAPFDHVANKEAERRIEQEYKEKGFFFAKVELVKGGSPADREVVFRIHEGAKVRVQERRFLFRTKSGNIAKPQLTSFLQRQSQDGSYGLSPSAARLKTKLETKEALFGFFGGLYKPETMQQDIVALKQYYRGLGFFDIDITAAPLFSEDRTSVRVDYTVSEGVPYKINSIQVTGNHVIPTEKLRENAELREGQYFNSLPLGKDVIAMREQYGERGHYFAKVVPVPKFSEKPGVVDIVFEIDEDRPRYVRNINPHLQGEHPHTMEIVPINLLQFEPGDLADPSKISRGRSRMAGSGILENVQMEVVPVDPGEVMNASSSRNFRGQSGAGYSPSWTQLFDNVSDTVSDNASTVQPKAARPIRHGHSLFNTTPLGMTATGTASPTMPSVATANSVLAEPLASTQFSTLATPPTPSIVQYAVSKPATLFGQTQESLLVSALPPVDDDVIIRGQSPGGSFYQPPPPGRGNAVLEGSPYNNQFQALPPGWVDINVSAAEGRTGRLMFGAGVNSDAGIVGSFVWDERNFNLFRPPTSFADIIDGRAWRGGGQRFRLEAAPGDQVSRYALSWTDPYFMYSDYSLSVSGFYFNRFYPDWDETRTGGRVAIGKQLTPEWSVNGAIRLEDVEIENPRAVTGGTTSVPELERVRGNNFLSTFRASATHDTRDSTLLPGEGHFMDLAYEQAFGDFNYPRLEAEGRQYFTMYNRPDGSGKHVLTLAGNLGWSGDDTPVFERYYAGGFQSFRGFAFRGITPRGADNISTGGTWQMLGTAEYRVPVTADDMIHLVAFSDFGTVEQEITADNFRVTVGLGLRVVVPAMGPVPLAFDFGFPIRSSADDDERIFSFYVGINR, from the coding sequence ATGTCGTCGTCACAAGCGAAAATAACAAGTAGCTGGATCAGTGCCTTCACGTGCTTTGCCGGAAGTTTGATCCTGCTGCTCACAACCATCGCCCTCACGACACCGCTGCGCGCTGAGGACTTGCCGGAATCGATCACCAGCGTTGTGATCGAAGGTAATGAAACCATTCCAACGTCGCACATCCTCCAGAAAATCGTCACTCAACCGGGCCGCCCTGTCACCAATCGTCAGTTGCGAGAAGACAAGCGTTTGCTGATGAACACGCGCTGGTTCTACAGCGTGACGGAACGCTTTGAGCAACGCGGCGACGGCGTCGCATTAATCTTCCGGGTCCACGAACGTCCCATCGTTCGGCGAGTTGAGTTCATAGGATTGAAGAAAGTTAAGCTCAAAGAAGTCGAATCCTGGACCGGGCTAAAAGTTGGTGCTCCGTTTGATCACGTGGCCAACAAAGAAGCAGAACGACGCATCGAACAGGAATACAAAGAAAAGGGATTTTTCTTCGCCAAGGTGGAACTGGTAAAAGGTGGATCCCCGGCTGACCGTGAAGTGGTCTTTCGAATTCATGAAGGCGCGAAAGTTCGAGTGCAGGAGCGTCGTTTTCTGTTTCGCACAAAGTCTGGCAACATCGCGAAACCGCAACTCACTTCGTTTCTGCAAAGACAATCGCAGGACGGCAGCTACGGCCTATCGCCCTCAGCCGCTCGATTGAAAACAAAGCTGGAAACCAAAGAAGCGTTGTTTGGGTTCTTTGGCGGTCTGTACAAGCCGGAAACCATGCAGCAGGACATCGTCGCGTTAAAACAGTACTACCGCGGCCTCGGTTTCTTCGACATCGACATCACTGCGGCACCCCTGTTTTCTGAGGACCGCACTAGTGTTCGAGTCGACTATACGGTCAGCGAAGGCGTTCCGTACAAGATCAACAGCATCCAGGTGACCGGAAATCACGTCATTCCGACCGAGAAGCTACGGGAAAACGCCGAACTCCGCGAAGGTCAGTATTTCAACTCACTGCCGCTGGGCAAAGACGTGATCGCCATGCGGGAGCAATACGGCGAACGAGGTCACTATTTTGCCAAAGTTGTGCCGGTGCCGAAGTTTTCAGAAAAGCCCGGCGTCGTCGACATTGTGTTTGAAATTGACGAAGACCGACCTCGCTACGTGCGGAACATCAATCCTCATTTGCAGGGCGAGCACCCTCACACGATGGAGATTGTCCCGATCAATCTGCTGCAGTTTGAACCAGGCGACCTTGCCGACCCGTCGAAGATCTCTCGCGGGCGTTCGCGCATGGCAGGCAGTGGAATTCTGGAAAACGTACAGATGGAAGTGGTGCCGGTGGACCCCGGCGAAGTCATGAACGCCTCATCATCACGAAACTTTCGTGGCCAAAGCGGAGCCGGTTATTCTCCATCGTGGACGCAGCTGTTCGACAACGTAAGCGACACGGTCAGCGACAATGCAAGCACAGTTCAGCCGAAAGCCGCTCGACCGATTCGCCATGGTCATTCCCTGTTCAATACAACACCGCTCGGCATGACAGCAACCGGGACGGCGTCACCAACGATGCCTTCCGTCGCGACGGCTAACTCAGTGCTGGCTGAGCCGCTCGCCAGTACTCAGTTCAGCACTCTTGCAACGCCACCGACTCCGTCGATCGTTCAATACGCCGTTTCGAAACCGGCTACGTTATTTGGCCAGACTCAGGAATCGTTGCTGGTTTCTGCTCTGCCGCCGGTCGACGATGACGTGATCATTCGCGGACAAAGCCCGGGTGGATCGTTCTATCAGCCACCGCCTCCGGGTCGCGGTAACGCCGTGCTGGAAGGCAGCCCATACAACAATCAGTTTCAGGCATTGCCACCGGGCTGGGTGGATATCAACGTGTCCGCTGCGGAAGGTCGTACCGGGCGTCTGATGTTCGGTGCAGGTGTCAACAGCGACGCCGGCATCGTTGGTTCGTTTGTATGGGACGAGCGAAACTTCAACCTGTTTCGACCACCGACATCGTTTGCAGATATCATCGACGGTCGAGCGTGGCGTGGTGGCGGGCAGCGTTTTCGTCTGGAGGCTGCTCCTGGTGACCAGGTCAGCCGCTATGCGTTGAGCTGGACTGATCCGTATTTCATGTACAGCGACTACAGCCTGAGTGTCAGCGGCTTCTACTTCAACCGCTTCTACCCCGACTGGGATGAAACGCGTACTGGCGGTAGAGTCGCCATCGGCAAGCAGCTTACGCCCGAATGGTCTGTGAATGGTGCCATTCGTCTGGAAGATGTGGAAATCGAAAACCCTCGAGCCGTCACCGGCGGCACGACGTCCGTCCCCGAATTGGAACGAGTTCGAGGTAACAACTTCCTGTCTACGTTCCGAGCCTCCGCGACTCACGACACGCGAGATTCAACGCTGCTTCCGGGTGAAGGTCACTTCATGGACCTGGCCTACGAACAGGCCTTTGGCGACTTCAACTATCCTCGACTAGAAGCCGAAGGACGTCAGTATTTCACGATGTACAATCGCCCGGACGGCAGTGGCAAGCATGTGCTGACACTGGCCGGAAATCTGGGCTGGTCCGGCGACGACACACCCGTATTTGAACGCTACTACGCGGGCGGCTTTCAGTCGTTCCGAGGTTTTGCTTTCCGAGGCATCACGCCACGCGGGGCCGATAACATCTCAACGGGTGGTACGTGGCAAATGCTTGGCACGGCTGAATACCGAGTTCCCGTTACCGCTGATGACATGATTCATCTGGTCGCCTTTTCGGATTTCGGAACGGTCGAACAGGAAATCACGGCAGACAACTTTCGAGTCACCGTCGGTTTGGGCCTGCGAGTTGTCGTGCCCGCCATGGGCCCCGTTCCGCTGGCGTTTGACTTCGGATTTCCGATCCGAAGCAGTGCTGACGACGACGAACGGATCTTCAGCTTTTACGTAGGAATCAACCGGTAA
- a CDS encoding TrmH family RNA methyltransferase produces MSETLLQFLEGCIAEERLQRFRDVLSHRTRHVALVLENVFHVHNASACLRTCDCFGVQDVHTIESHNSFEPNKGVALGASKWLTIRRYSRKLSDDKNDTAATSDCIKHLRDHGYRILATSPRQNSKPLDEVIIDGKTAVIFGAEQMGVSDFAISQADDLIHIPMFGFTESFNISVSVALVLQHLIGQLNANATDWKISEAEKHELFEKWVRISLGDKLPPLLRRFEESRAK; encoded by the coding sequence ATGTCCGAAACCCTGCTGCAATTTCTTGAAGGTTGTATTGCCGAAGAACGTCTGCAACGCTTTCGCGACGTTCTGTCGCACCGAACGCGGCACGTCGCCCTTGTGCTGGAGAACGTGTTTCACGTTCATAACGCCAGTGCGTGCCTTCGAACATGCGATTGCTTCGGCGTGCAGGATGTGCATACGATCGAATCTCATAACAGCTTCGAGCCCAACAAAGGCGTTGCTTTAGGTGCCAGCAAGTGGCTGACGATTCGCCGCTATTCGAGAAAACTGTCTGACGACAAGAACGACACAGCGGCGACGTCCGACTGTATTAAACATCTGCGTGACCATGGCTATCGCATTCTGGCCACGTCACCTCGTCAGAACAGCAAGCCGCTGGACGAAGTGATCATCGACGGCAAAACCGCCGTCATTTTCGGGGCCGAACAAATGGGCGTCAGCGACTTTGCGATTTCGCAGGCTGACGACCTGATCCACATCCCCATGTTTGGCTTCACCGAAAGCTTCAACATTTCCGTTTCGGTGGCGTTGGTGTTGCAGCATCTGATCGGGCAACTCAACGCGAACGCGACCGACTGGAAAATTTCGGAAGCAGAGAAGCACGAATTGTTCGAAAAGTGGGTCCGCATCAGCCTGGGCGACAAACTGCCCCCGCTGCTACGCCGCTTCGAAGAAAGCCGAGCGAAATAG
- a CDS encoding mechanosensitive ion channel family protein, with amino-acid sequence MDILRGAIVAQAAAETEAGGVQSVLSSSMDWILSHISFPWLVAQVATYGPKLLGAIVVFVVGRWLARVVAAGIVRGARKARVDETLVGFLNNLIYMLLLIAVCIASLKQLGVDVTSLTAVLAAAGFAIGMAMQGSLGNIAAGVMLVFFKPFRVGDVVEVGGSKGTVVEIQIFNTILLTLDNVRIIVPNGKITEGTIENYSAERERRIDLVIGCGYNDDLKAVKAMLLEVVESDERVLKSPAPVVAVAELGSSSVNFVVRPWVASREYWNVRFALTEKIKLEMDERGFTIPFPSQDLFIHNPDAATVSQPVISARAA; translated from the coding sequence ATGGATATTCTTCGCGGCGCAATCGTGGCTCAGGCAGCCGCCGAAACGGAAGCGGGCGGCGTGCAGAGCGTATTGTCTTCATCAATGGACTGGATTCTCAGCCACATTTCATTCCCCTGGCTGGTCGCACAAGTCGCCACCTACGGGCCGAAGTTACTCGGGGCAATCGTGGTATTCGTCGTCGGTCGCTGGCTGGCTCGAGTTGTGGCGGCGGGGATCGTGCGAGGAGCTCGAAAGGCTCGCGTTGACGAAACTCTGGTCGGGTTCCTTAACAACCTGATCTACATGCTGCTGCTGATCGCCGTCTGTATTGCGTCGCTGAAGCAACTGGGGGTTGATGTCACGTCGCTAACCGCCGTACTGGCGGCTGCCGGTTTCGCAATCGGGATGGCGATGCAAGGGTCACTCGGCAACATAGCGGCCGGTGTGATGCTCGTGTTTTTCAAGCCGTTTCGAGTCGGCGACGTCGTCGAAGTTGGCGGCAGCAAGGGCACGGTTGTGGAAATTCAGATCTTCAACACTATCCTGCTGACGCTGGATAACGTGAGGATCATCGTCCCCAACGGGAAAATCACCGAAGGCACCATCGAAAACTATTCGGCCGAACGCGAACGCCGAATCGACCTCGTCATCGGCTGCGGTTACAACGACGATTTGAAAGCCGTCAAGGCGATGCTGCTGGAGGTTGTGGAGTCCGATGAACGAGTTCTCAAGTCCCCAGCCCCCGTTGTTGCTGTGGCGGAACTTGGTAGCAGCAGTGTGAACTTTGTCGTCCGACCGTGGGTCGCCAGCCGGGAATATTGGAACGTAAGGTTTGCTCTGACGGAGAAAATCAAACTGGAAATGGACGAACGCGGCTTCACCATTCCATTCCCGTCTCAGGATTTGTTCATCCACAACCCCGATGCAGCGACCGTCAGTCAGCCCGTAATTTCCGCTCGCGCCGCATAG